The Methanosphaera sp. WGK6 genomic sequence TCAATATATTCGATTAGTAGAACCTAATGAAATGTTAACAAAATCTCTTGAAATGATTCCTTTAGAAGTAATTTGTCGTAATATTGCAACAGGAAGTCTTCTTAGGAAATATCCATTTCATAAAAATCAAAGATTAGATCCTCCTGTAATACAATTTGATTATAAAAATGATGTTTATCATGATCCAATGTTAAATGATAGTATTATTACAGCTTTAAAAATAGCAACACAGGAAGAATTAGATAAAATAAGAGAAATTACTCATGTTATTAACAAAGTCTTATATAAATTCTTAAATGAATGTGGTTTAATTCTAGTTGATTTTAAAATAGAATTTGGATTTGATAAAGAAGGTAATATTGTATTAGGTGATGAAATTAGTCCTGATACAACAAGATTATGGGATATTGAAACTCATGATAACTTTGATAAAGATATCTTTAGAAAAGGAGAAAAAGGAGTAGTTGATGCTTATCATAGAGTAGTTGATTTAGTATTAACTGCAGAAGAAAAAGAAAAATGGAATGTTGAAAAGATTGAAATGTAATCTTTTAAATTATTAGTCAAGGAAGTTTTAATATGAATTTTAATGTAGAAGTAAAAACAAGTTTAAAAAAGGGTATGTTAAATCCAGAAGCATCTACAATTGAAAAAGCATTAGCTTTATTAAATTATGAAGTTAAAAATACACAAACAATTAATATTATTAAATTCACAATTGATGCTTCAGATAAAGAAGAAGCTCTCAAACAAGTTGATGAAATGTGTCAAAAATTATTATGTAATCCTGTGATACATGATTATGAAATAATTATTAGTGGGGAATAATATTGACTGATGTAAATGATGTTAATGTGGGTATAATTAGATTTCCTGGAA encodes the following:
- the purS gene encoding phosphoribosylformylglycinamidine synthase subunit PurS; translated protein: MNFNVEVKTSLKKGMLNPEASTIEKALALLNYEVKNTQTINIIKFTIDASDKEEALKQVDEMCQKLLCNPVIHDYEIIISGE
- the purC gene encoding phosphoribosylaminoimidazolesuccinocarboxamide synthase; its protein translation is MSEIVKELLYTGKAKDVYKTGNEDEVIIKFRDDITALDGGRKDTLSKKGEYNALISAKLFEILEEHGVSTQYIRLVEPNEMLTKSLEMIPLEVICRNIATGSLLRKYPFHKNQRLDPPVIQFDYKNDVYHDPMLNDSIITALKIATQEELDKIREITHVINKVLYKFLNECGLILVDFKIEFGFDKEGNIVLGDEISPDTTRLWDIETHDNFDKDIFRKGEKGVVDAYHRVVDLVLTAEEKEKWNVEKIEM